The sequence ACAATCTACTTCTGATGAATCAGCAAGCGGAAAGGAAGCACTCTACAAAGCAGGAACCTATACGGCAACAGCATCAGGAAATAATGGCGATGTGACGGTTGAGGTTGAATTTGATGAATCAAACATTGTATCTGTATCAGTGAAGGAGCATAAAGAAACTCCAGGGCTGAGCGATACGCCAATTGAGCGTATTCCACAGGGAATCGTAGACGGACAGACACTGGCTGTTGATACGGTTTCAGGTGCAACAAACACCTCAAAGGCAATTCTTACAGCTGTTGAGGATTGTGTGAAGCAGGCAGGCGGCGATGTTGACGCACTAAAAACAGCTTCAGCAAATGACAAAGAAAGCAAGGATACTGAATTAACAACAGATGTTGTCGTGATTGGCGGCGGCGGTGCTGGCTTAGCAGCAGCTGCTTCAGCACATCAAAATGGGGCAGAGGTTATTGTATTAGAAAAGCTTGCCCAGGTTGGTGGATCCACAGCCTTATCTGGCGGCGGCATTTCAGCTACAGGCACGAAATTCCAAAAGGAATTAGGAATTGAAGATACGAAGGAATCATGGATGTCACTATGGAAGGAACGTCAAGCGACAAGCAACCCAGATGGCATGTACCCTGATTATGACTTCGTTGATAAATACATGGATGATGCTGTTGAGACAACAGAATGGATGGTTGACTATATCGGCCATGAATATGGAGCCATTACAGGCTTTGGTCTTGATCCAGTCGAAAGAATTCACTTTCCAAAAACAGACGGACATGGCGGCGGCAGTGTGTTAATTGCTAACATGGATAAATTCCTTGGACAAGAAGGAATTGAAATTCTAACAGAAACTCCTGCAAAAGAGCTTATCGTCGATGATAAAGGAAATGTGACAGGTGTAGTCGCAGAGGGTAAAGATGGAAAAGTGACTGTTCATGCAGAAAAGGTC comes from Bacillus tuaregi and encodes:
- a CDS encoding FAD-dependent oxidoreductase, whose translation is MAPKRKIAWALVLCFMLLVSLIGCSQSTSDESASGKEALYKAGTYTATASGNNGDVTVEVEFDESNIVSVSVKEHKETPGLSDTPIERIPQGIVDGQTLAVDTVSGATNTSKAILTAVEDCVKQAGGDVDALKTASANDKESKDTELTTDVVVIGGGGAGLAAAASAHQNGAEVIVLEKLAQVGGSTALSGGGISATGTKFQKELGIEDTKESWMSLWKERQATSNPDGMYPDYDFVDKYMDDAVETTEWMVDYIGHEYGAITGFGLDPVERIHFPKTDGHGGGSVLIANMDKFLGQEGIEILTETPAKELIVDDKGNVTGVVAEGKDGKVTVHAEKVILAAGGYAKNEEMLKKYIPEAAGTAELSTASAGSMGDGMNMALEAGAVMYEEPWVIGVGIGSRIEGTGSLGMDWTKMYVNGKGERFANEEMHYAIATNKLIEQDTTWLILDATEANKDVVAAIEAALPSQEAVKADSFEALAEAMKVPADTFVKTMEKYNNGAKIGSDELGKQKDYAIAVETAPYYAIKMYPKTMGTFAGVKTDDDFRVIREDGSVINNLYAVGENANKRLYNQVYMSGSAVQFALTSGRLSGEHAAKAIAAGK